The following are encoded together in the Salvelinus alpinus chromosome 29, SLU_Salpinus.1, whole genome shotgun sequence genome:
- the LOC139559007 gene encoding gap junction beta-3 protein-like, protein MDWKTFEALLSGVNKYSTAFGRIWLAVVFVFRVMVFVVAAERVFSEDQKDFDCNTRQPGCANACYDHFFPFSHTRIWAIQLIFVTCPTFMVVMHVAYREERERKYRITHGENARLYDNTGQKHGGLWWTYLLSLFFKTAIEVAFLYLLHLIYNNFDLPRRVICDLWPCPNQVDCYIGRPTEKKVFTYFMVGASAVCIVLNVCEIFYLIAIRLLRISHRGSLRTSPNIRCSELDCDGCQMLAATTEYQECNEANSSMEKKSTSIF, encoded by the coding sequence ATGGACTGGAAGACGTTCGAGGCGCTGCTTAGCGGGGTCAATAAATACTCTACCGCGTTTGGACGTATCTGGCTCGCGGTGGTCTTCGTGTTTCGCGTCATGGTCTTTGTCGTGGCCGCAGAACGCGTCTTTAGTGAGGACCAGAAAGACTTTGACTGCAACACCCGTCAACCCGGCTGCGCCAACGCCTGTTACGACCACTTCTTTCCTTTCTCCCACACCAGGATCTGGGCAATCCAGCTCATCTTCGTCACCTGTCCCACCTTCATGGTCGTGATGCACGTGGCGTACCGTGAGGAACGCGAACGCAAGTACCGCATCACACATGGTGAAAACGCCCGTCTCTACGACAACACAGGACAGAAGCACGGAGGACTCTGGTGGACATATCTCCTCAGCCTCTTCTTCAAGACGGCCATCGAAGTGGcgttcctctacctcctccatctcatcTACAACAACTTTGACCTGCCGCGCCGCGTCATTTGCGACCTCTGGCCTTGTCCTAACCAGGTGGATTGCTACATCGGCCGGCCCACAGAGAAGAAGGTGTTTACCTACTTCATGGTAGGGGCGTCGGCTGTGTGTATAGTGCTCAACGTGTGTGAGATCTTTTACCTGATAGCCATCCGGTTGCTGAGGATCAGTCATCGGGGAAGCCTCCGTACCTCCCCCAACATTAGGTGCTCTGAGCTGGACTGTGATGGGTGTCAGATGCTGGCGGCGACAACAGAGTACCAGGAGTGCAACGAGGCCAACTCGTCCATGGAGAAGAAAAGTACATCTATATTTTGA
- the LOC139559008 gene encoding gap junction beta-4 protein-like, producing MNWAFLQGLLSGVNKYSTAFGRIWLSVVFIFRLMVFVVAAEKVWGDEQKDFDCNTRQPGCHNVCYDHFFPVSHSRLWALQLIFVTCPSLLVVLHVAYRDERERKHCLKHGEGCTRLYDNTGKKRGGLWWTYLFSLLFKMAVDGVFIFLLFYIYEAYFFPLVVKCSEDPCPNEVDCFIARPTEKRVFTVFMVVISLVCILLTLCEILYLLGKKCRECIGGGGPRAIRESPQFTMPATIPLTEKDPSVFKQSELKKMNMADGDGGVCKREGPAPGYSVTVS from the exons ATGAACTGGGCGTTTTTGCAGGGCCTGCTTAGCGGGGTCAATAAGTACTCCACGGCGTTCGGTCGTATCTGGCTCTCCGTCGTCTTCATCTTCAGACTCATGGTCTTCGTCGTGGCTGCGGAGAAAGTGTGGGGTGACGAGCAGAAAGACTTCGACTGCAACACCCGCCAACCTGGCTGTCACAACGTCTGTTACGACCACTTCTTCCCCGTCTCCCACAGCCGGCTCTGGGCACTCCAACTCATCTTCGTCACCTGTCCCTCGCTCCTGGTCGTCCTCCATGTCGCGTACAGAGATGAACGAGAGCGGAAACACTGTCTGAAGCACGGCGAGGGATGCACCCGTCTGTATGACAACACGGGGAAGAAGCGCGGCGGCCTGTGGTGGACCTACCTCTTCAGTCTGCTGTTCAAGATGGCGGTGGACGGCGTGTTCATCTTTCTGCTGTTTTACATCTACGAGGCGTACTTCTTCCCGCTGGTGGTGAAGTGCTCAGAGGACCCCTGTCCCAACGAGGTGGACTGCTTTATTGCCag GCCAACAGAGAAGCGAGTGTTCACGGTCTTCATGGTGGTGATAAGCTTGGTGTGTATACTCTTGACCCTGTGTGAGATCCTCTACCTGCTGGGGAAGAAGTGCAGGGAGTGTATTGGCGGTGGAGGACCCCGTGCCATCAGGGAGAGTCCCCAGTTTACCATGCCAGCTACCATACCCCTGACAGAGAAAGATCCCTCTGTATTCAAGCAGTCTGAACTGAAGAAGATGAATATGGCTGACGGGGATGGCGgagtgtgtaagagagagggCCCTGCTCCGGGTTACAGTGTGACTGTCTCTTGA